The following coding sequences are from one Acidobacteriota bacterium window:
- a CDS encoding TM2 domain-containing protein, whose protein sequence is MRPAETTHSTLIGYLLWIFGFTGSHRFYFGKPVTGTVYFLTLGLLGIGWLVDLFLIPGMCRQADFRFQRGPIDYTVAWILLTFLGLLGVHRMYQGKWITGILYLLTAGLLGIGYLYDYWTLNDQVTLINRG, encoded by the coding sequence ATGCGACCCGCTGAAACCACCCACTCCACGTTGATCGGGTACTTGCTTTGGATCTTCGGCTTCACCGGTTCGCATCGCTTCTACTTCGGCAAACCCGTCACGGGAACCGTCTATTTCTTGACCCTGGGACTGCTTGGAATTGGCTGGCTCGTGGATCTGTTTCTGATTCCCGGCATGTGCCGCCAGGCCGATTTCAGGTTCCAGCGCGGCCCGATCGACTATACCGTAGCCTGGATCCTCCTGACCTTCCTGGGACTGCTCGGTGTTCATCGCATGTATCAGGGCAAATGGATCACCGGCATCCTCTATCTACTCACCGCTGGACTTCTGGGAATTGGTTACCTATACGACTACTGGACCCTGAACGACCAGGTGACGCTGATCAATAGGGGTTGA